The DNA window AAGCGGTGGCGGCGCTGGCGGCCGGCGGGCATTTTGATCCGCAAAAGACCGGGAAACACCTCGGGCCGTATGCCGACGGGCACCTGGGCGATTTGCCGGCCATCTATGTGGCCGCCGACGGCATGGCAAACTATCCGGTGCTGGCGCCGCGGCTGAAAAAAATCAGCGACATTGAGGGCAAGGCGCTGATGGTGCACGCCGGCGGCGATAACCATTCGGATCATCCACAGCCGCTTGGCGGCGGCGGTGAGCGTTTCGCCTGCGGGGTGATCAAGTGATCATCCGCCGCTAACGGCCGGTACGGCGGCGGGCTGGCCCATCGCCTGCTGCAACTGCTGCAGCGAGCAGTAGAGCCGCCAGATCAGGCCGGCCAGATCGCGCGCCGCCTGTTCCGGGTGGTGCGCCAACGCGTTGCTCATGCGCAGCAGCTCCTGCAGCGTGGCGTCCAGCGAACTGTGCTGCACGCCTTTCTCCGTCATGATGCCGCGCAGGCAGTGGATACAGACGTCGCGCACCGCCGACAGCGGATCGGAACGGGTCTGCCAGTCGCGCAGCTGCCAGACGATATGGCTGCAGTTGAGCAGCACCACGCCCCAGCGCAGCAGCCAGGTGCGGGCCTCCTGGTCCTGACTCTGATTGAGCTGGCTGATGCGATGATAGATCAGCGATTCGAACTGGCTTTCGCTCTGCTGCGGCCGTTTGCTCAGTTGATCGATAAAATCGCGCCGCAGCGCGCGGATAATGCGGCGGCTTTTGCGCTTGTCCGAACTGGGGCGCAGGATCTGAAACGCCAACCCGGCCAGCAGTACGCCGACGATTTTACCGATGTTGTCATTGATGAAGGACTGGTAGTCATAGCTCGGCGGATTGCTGACGGTCAGGAACGATCCCATAAAGACGATCAGCTGCCCCCAGAGCGCGGCATAAGGCGGATTCTGCAGCTTGAGCATTTGCATGGTCACCAGGATAGGGAACAGGAAGGCGCAGAACACCCAGAAGTCGTCAATCTGGATCATCAAACCGAATTT is part of the Serratia marcescens genome and encodes:
- the sodC gene encoding superoxide dismutase family protein, giving the protein MKRYWYAALGLMACGAAQAATTDVEMHLVTGQGIGQDIGKVVISETPYGLLFTPSLKALPAGVHGFHVHEKGSCEPGMKDGKAVAALAAGGHFDPQKTGKHLGPYADGHLGDLPAIYVAADGMANYPVLAPRLKKISDIEGKALMVHAGGDNHSDHPQPLGGGGERFACGVIK